Within the Herbaspirillum sp. RTI4 genome, the region CTGGATATTTTTGAAGCTAGTCATGCCATTTATCGTTATTTGTACAATTCCCATTATTGTGTTTTCAGTTTGGCAAAGTGGATTTACTTTGGCTTTTGAAGCACTACATCCAAATATATCAAACCTTAATCCAGTAAATGGTTTTAAAAAATTATTCAAAATTAAAACAATAAAAGATACTTTCAAGGCCTTACTATATTTGCCCGTTGTGTTTGTATCAGGATATGTTTTTTGGAAAATATATCAAGAATGGATTTTTTCTCAAATTTACATGAATGGGGCAAATATAGGCCTCACCTGGGTCAAGTTAGCTTTTTTTTTATTAGTATTTTATTTGATAATCGGACTTCCAATTTTGCTTGTAGATGCATTTGTTGAATATCTCTTATTTATTAAAGATATGCGAATGGAAAAGCGAGAAATAAAGCAAGAACACAAGCAAAGTGAAGGGGATCCAGAGGTTAAAGAAAAGCGACGTTCTTTGCATACCGAATTGCTTTCAACTCAGGTCAAGTCTGATATCAGTAATTCCCAATTTATATTGGCGAATCCAACTCACATTGCAATGGGTGTTTTTTATCAGGAAAAATACATGCCTATGCCGTTTGTTTCAGTTCGTGAAATAGATCACCGTGCGCGTGCCGTCATTGCATACGCTAAAGAGATCGGTATCCCCGTCGTCAGAGATGTTCCTTTGGCTCGTAAATTATATAAACAGTGTGGCATTTATACGTTCATTCCAAGTGACGCGATAGATTCTATATGTCGCATCCTTGCCTGGTTGAAAGAGGTGGAATCTGCAGGATTGCCATATTTTGCTTCAGAAATATCAGATGGTTCTTAATTTATTTTTTAAAAAAATAAGTAATTAATATTCTATAGAAATAGTAAATATACGATAAATTTTCAATCGAATAATATTTTTTTTAAAAATAAAAACTATAAAGTGATCGAAATATTAGTTGGTTATTGAAAGTCAAATTTACCGATCAATGATTAAATATCAATAAATGAGTGTCTTATTTGCATGAGGAATAAATGAAAAAAAAACATGGATATGATAGCCCCAAGGTAGAAAAACAATCTGATACTAAAAGTAGTGGAACACCCAGTATGGGTACG harbors:
- a CDS encoding EscU/YscU/HrcU family type III secretion system export apparatus switch protein, with translation MSSMKTELPTQKKLRDEAKKGKTFKAHDQIVAAVLIIGGAYLYWVFSLSTISNLLQATIASGFRIYPEEYFSELVWIFLKLVMPFIVICTIPIIVFSVWQSGFTLAFEALHPNISNLNPVNGFKKLFKIKTIKDTFKALLYLPVVFVSGYVFWKIYQEWIFSQIYMNGANIGLTWVKLAFFLLVFYLIIGLPILLVDAFVEYLLFIKDMRMEKREIKQEHKQSEGDPEVKEKRRSLHTELLSTQVKSDISNSQFILANPTHIAMGVFYQEKYMPMPFVSVREIDHRARAVIAYAKEIGIPVVRDVPLARKLYKQCGIYTFIPSDAIDSICRILAWLKEVESAGLPYFASEISDGS